TGCAAATagatacttttataaaataattcatgTGTTAACACGACTCTGCAAAACCCGAGTTGCAGTATTCAACTATGATTCAACAAATCACAATGTCGTGGCGGTGGGCCGGAGCGGGTACAGCAGCTGCACAACTCCGGCGGGCGCAAAGGTGTATAAATCCGGGAAGGACCAAATAAGGCTGGCCAAAGGACCAAACTACTTCATCTGCAACTTTGCTGGGCACTGTGAATCAGGAATGAAGATTGCCGTTAACGCAGTGTAATgctttagatatatatatatatatatatatgtttgtgggACTGATATTCGAGGACAGTTCCTCTAAGAATTAGTATATACAAGGTTAATGGCCGGACTGTCGGtgctcctatatatatatatatatatataagatgtcgaagtattaataatataactaCGCGAGTATGTCTCCAGCACTATTGGCTTGAGTGTGACCACACAATGTGAGTAGGTAGCTAGTACCGATCATGTGAAATATTGGCTAAGATCAGTGTGTGACCACAAAATAAAAGTtgctttttatgttttcttgcTTTCTGTCAGTATTAATTTATGCTTAAAATCTATCGTTTCTTGAGTTTTGAATCTGCATCAAGTAGGTCCACCAAGGTCACGGactttatatttaatttgagaCTGATCAAAACCCTTACAATCATATCTTAaaattcattcttaaatttGTAGTGGACTTCCAAATActaatcaactcattttaataacATATCGTGTATTGTCATCCATTTTGacttgtttaataattaaataaaaatatattgacatgacataatttatttaaacaagtttgttttatataaataggttgaattaaaatacataaCTTATTGacctgattaacataatttcatataaaaattaaaatttatatttattagtaaccACAATaactgaaaaatatatataaatatttttcaaattttaacatacaataaaactaatattacaaaccatataataacaaatatgaatataGCTCTAAAATTGTAAtcccaacaataaaaacaataaaaatataagcacaatgagaaatatcaattttataatttaataataataaaattttaattttaaaataaattctaaatgggTCAAAACGAGTTGATTTCATGTTAAGTAGGTTGATTCGCTTATAAATTATATCTTAACAGGCCAACCCGTTTTGACTCGAATTTGttaatattaaactcaaactcACTAATTTCATATTGTGTTCGTGTTAAATTTACGGGTCATGTTACATATTGTCACTCTTAGTGCCATTTAGGTGCCATTGCTAGATGAGCCAAAAACATTGacacaaaaaagaaattagGGAAGTAAGCTTAGGTTCCATTGTTGCTGTTCAATGGTTCttaattttctaattctttTGGCATATAATATGGCAGCTTCTCTAAATTTTaatctatatttaaattaaagaacCAGGCTACCTTTTGCTCCGGCCATATTCATTTGCATTCTATACAGCAGCTAAATTAGCCTTGGCTTGTGCATAATTGTAGCCAAATTTGAgctaaaaactaaaaaggaCATTTAAAGTGGCTTTAGCTGATGATCTCAATTAATTTCATCCCACATTAAATTAGGTATGAGGTTGACtgaattattatcattttattattttcaaagtttTCTAGAATTCACACATTAAGAAAGAtgactggaagaagaaaattctgaaatactgtatatatatatatatatatccaaacatGCTTTTAAATCTAATGCACCACCAATATTAATCTCATAGTCAACTAATTTTTTTCAGCCTCTTGGAATATAGTTGTCTCATACATGAGACACGTTCCAACTATGACCTTTGTATTTTACCATGAAACCAACATTTTCAATGGTTGTTAACCTATCTTATATCGAACATAGTTGGACAGTTGGGTTCCCTTAATTTGTTGAAGGGCCTATATGTAGAACTATATAGTAAGATTATTAAACGACATGCTAGCCCATATATGCATACATGCGGCACATCCAAAAGTACCCTAGGCTGAATTTCATAGTATATTTGGGCTGGTGCTTGTTGGTCTGCAGGCACATATGGTAACCTTAATCCATTCTGAAGGTCGCAAACATTAAACAAAAGTCTGATGATCTTTTAATGTGATGttgacataattttttttttttaggtaaaatGAAAATGTCTCGTCAATGCTGATGGATCTGTTGCAAGCTGGTCAGAAGCTTAATTATTTTGGCATTCCATAAAATTATCTAATCTTATAATTAACCTTAAGAACAATCATATATTAGGTTTGGTTTTGCAGTAAaaagatgatataatattcagaATATCACTTCGTACATGACAAATATATGCATCATCAcccattattttataatattatgatagctaaattattaatttagacTCTAATTTGCAGTGCTCCAATCCCATCGAG
This is a stretch of genomic DNA from Carya illinoinensis cultivar Pawnee chromosome 15, C.illinoinensisPawnee_v1, whole genome shotgun sequence. It encodes these proteins:
- the LOC122295673 gene encoding basic blue protein-like, with the translated sequence MSQGRGGAGQAMAMVVVLVLCLLVHMEQVHAATYMVGDSGGWSFNTDSWPSGKRFRAGDVLVFNYDSTNHNVVAVGRSGYSSCTTPAGAKVYKSGKDQIRLAKGPNYFICNFAGHCESGMKIAVNAV